The following nucleotide sequence is from Trifolium pratense cultivar HEN17-A07 linkage group LG2, ARS_RC_1.1, whole genome shotgun sequence.
TGGAGCAGTGAATTTAAAACTATGTGTGATATCGTTTCAAGACATGGCATAGGATTTAAGCCACCGGATTACGATGAGATTAGTAAGAAATATTTGGCGGAAGAAGTTAAGTTGACAAAGGAAGCTTTGGAAGAACATAGAGCTATGTGGAAGATAACAGGTTGCTCCATAATGGTTGATGGATGGGTTGACAAGGAGAATTGGAGCGTACTAAACTTTTTGGTGAACAGTCCAAAGGGAACATTCTTTCTGAAGTCTATTGATGTGTCTGAATCTGATAGAGATTCGTCTGACAAACTCTTTAAGATGATGGATGACATTGTTGAAGAGGTTGGGGAAGAAAATGTTGTCCAAGTTGTGACATTCATCTCACCAGCCTTCAAAGCTGCCGGTGAGATGTTGATGTTGAGGATAATATACATATTCACGCAGAGACAATGAAGATGTGTCAAAGAGTTGCATTCTTTTTTATGATGCGGCCTTCTCTCAAGTCTCTATTGCAGCAATTCACAAAAGAAATAGATACTTCTTTGTTTCTAGGCATTACTACATGTGACTCATTATACTTAACGTTATGTAGTTTTCATGATAACAAAAGAGGTCTGATAAGATTGTTCACATCCAAGGAGTGGAAGTCCAGCGAATTTACAGAGATGGGGAAATGGGCTGAGGATGTGGTTTTGGACAAGGAGTTCTGGAAAAATGTTAGCATCTGTTATAAAAGTACAAATCGTCTACTTTTTGCGCTTGGTTTGGCCAATTTAACTAAGGAACCAGCCATGGGTTTCATTTATGACGAAATGGAGAAAGCTAAAGAGGAGATACGGATGGGTCTTTCCGAAGGTGGCGTAGAAAGGGAAAGGTAAATAGGTTCGGCAGTCAAGTATCagatttagttttaaaattgaacattttttttgtcgTCTTGGTTTGAAAATCGAAAAGTAATTcaatttctttatatttttttttagtttaatgcTTACACAGCAGATCATTGATGAATGCTGGGACCAAAAAGTCTATAGTCCTCTGCATGCTGCAGGCTATTATCTTAACCCTCAGTTTCACGATAGACCTGGACTTAGAGAtgatattaaaattaaacatgGTCTACCACAATGTATAACAAGGATGGTGGCTGATCCCAAAGAAAGATCTAAGATTGAAACTCAACTTGATGATTTCGATAAAGAGGCAAATGATTTCAGTCATCCAATAGCCTCAATAACATCTGCTGAGGAGATTCCAGCTATTTGGTGGGCATCTTTTGCAGATGGACAACCAGAGCTCCAGAAATTTGCAATTCGTGTATTAAGCTTGACATCCAGTTCTTATGGGGGTCCCGGTCTTCAGAGTGCCTTTGAGATGGTAAGAtgataaaaattattgaatatgAATTGTAAATTACCTACTACTGTCTAATCTTAattgtatttgtatttttttaggCCCGCGGTAATAGTTTGAGTCAAAAGACTCCTACAGATGTTCTTTTTGTCATGGCTAATTCAGAATTGGGCATAGAGAAGAAAGCGCCACTGGAGATAAATCTTGATGATGATGGAACTGTTGACGCCTTGGATTTGGATACACCATGTCTGAAGCCTCAAGATGATGTGGGGATTGCTGATTTGCATGATGAAAATGCTAACGGAGATggagatgaagatgatgatgaagatggagATGAAAATGGAGATGGAGATgataattaaatgaaatattatgattttaatttgaaagACTTTCTGGATTAAATATCTAGAATTCGACTACTTGTTTTTGGTGTTTGTGTCTTAGCACTTGTTAAAAGCTTAATACTGTAGCTTAAGTTGTTGAGTTGTGACTTATGAATTGTGTATGACTTTcctatggttttttaattaagtttagtGATGTGTTTTTAGTGATTTTcttatttatgttatattatatgattatatgaGTTCATATACATGTATGTATGAATTATGAATTGTGTAGGATTTTGCTATCCTTCCTAAAATCCCACTCTTTTACTATCTCAACTTCCCTTCTCAATCCCTAGTTAAATCTTCATTTTGACGGCATGTTCATTATATCATTTGCGTTCACCTTTGAACAATTGAGATAAAGAGATCATAGGTATGGTTGAACAAAATGATGGAAACAAAAGAATGACGATTTAGTTAGAGTGTGAGCTACTGATAGCTTAGAATGCATCTGAAGACCACATCAGGCAGCTGTTTATACCAAACTAGCTGGGATGGATGGTGTCGGTATGTCAATATTCGAGATTTGTTTCAGTCTGGTTTATGTTGATGTGTTATGTCTCTATTGGATTTGCTGATTGTTAATGTTTCATGTCTATTTGATCCGGTTTTGATTACTTCGGCTGTATCAGAATCTAGTAGTATAAATACTTTCTTCTAGCATTGTATTCATTTTATTGTCAGAAAATACAGAACCGTTTTACAGATTTTCTCTAGAACTTTCAATTTATGCTCCCGCCTTCCACCCCGTAGGGCTATTTTCCAACCTCGGTTTTATTTAGATGGAGAAGTGTGGTTTATGCCTGCATCAAGAGTGAAGCGTTGGTTTCCGATCTGTTGTCTAAGTTCATCAATAGTGGCAAATGACGGTTAAATTAAGTAGGCTAGGGGAAGTGCCTGTTTTCTTTCATTTACTTGGATTATGTTTTATGCATTCAAAGTATTATAATCAGCTTAATCTGTTTAATACCTTTATGATTTTCATGGTTCTGTTTTGTTTAAATGTTTCTCTTTCTTCAAACTCTTGTATTTTTAGTGAGGTGGAGAACGATACTGAtatgtgtgtgtttggtttgatgCTGAAATACAAAGTTTCTCTATCAGTTTAGCATCTTGCTTACTGTCAAATCTGAGTTCTGCACAAGGTGTGGCAGTTGCAGGTACAGAGAGAATAAGGGACTTCTTGTGTTTCACCGGCTTCTCACAAACAGTAGGAAATCTTGTTGCATTCGGGTAATAAGCACTGCAGAGATGTCCATGAGAATACCATGCATTTGTTACTTGAATGTCCCATAGCCATGAAAATTTGGCTCAGTATAGCTGATGTTAACAACAGACATCTTTTTATTGGTAGCAAGTGAATAGGGAATGGAGTGGTCTGCCTTGTGAGCTACGGCGTGTTGTTCACTTTGGAACTAGAGGAATAAGATTCATGATGAGGACTTTGGTTTTCATCTAAAACCTTGGTCAGAGGTTTTGCGGCTGTCAAGAAGCTATAATGCGGCTGTTACAAATGACTTGGCTTCTACTCAGGTTAAATTTATCGAACATATTCGCCGGTGGACTCCCATTCATGGGTGGGGTGGGTTAATTCAGAATGATAAGGGAGAGTGTGAATTTGTGGTTATAGTGCTTATATTGGCAGAATCATGGAGAGTTCCTGTGAGGTTGTAGTTGGCTTGGACTCGTGGTTTTAAACAAGTCAAGCTTCACGTGGATTTGAAAGTAGTGGTCAATAATTCGAATTCTAAGATTAGTAGGAGTGTTTATGGTAGTAGATTGATCCAATGCATTGTGCGGATGCTTGAGATAGATTGGGAGATTCGGGTGTCATTTCTATCGTGAAGTGAATCGTTGTGCAAATGCGTTTGTGATTTAGATTGCAAAGAAGGCGTTTCAATGATTTATTATGAGCATCGTCCAACtcaagttgttttttttttttttgtggatttGAGTACTTTCCAACTCCTGCGGCCAAATCTcaatcattaaattaaattaatctaATGAACAAAAGTGTCAACCTCTCAACCAATCattaattaatctaaaaaatgaaagtGTTGACCTCTCAATTAGATTAATTCAATGAATAAGATTTTACTAAAGAGATAGGAGTTACAAAGGATTCATGTTAACAAATGCCTTACATCACTAGTTCAATATTAATAAGTACTAGTATTTATTCAAACCAGTAGTTTCCTAAATTAACAATGCACAAGTATTAAACATTCCTGTTTTAGTAAGTATTCTTCATTTCTTGCTCCTTAAAAAGTGCTTTAAATCCTTCAAATGAAAATGTGTTTTGAAGGTATTATTTTCTCAAGCGAATTTAGGAGGGGTGTGCATAGTGCTCTTCAAATGAGTTTATACGAAACTAAATGTTTCTGAACTTAAGTGATTTCGATTGATGTACTctaccaatttgaatgaatggatATCGTtgttttttagtcaaaaaaaaaatggtcaatGAAATTTAGTTATAGTCGAATGGAGCATCCAAGTTCGATATCTGACAGGAACATTCCTTAGAACCATAGTGAAATTTTACTTATCTCTTGACCGAACTCCACATTACTAAAGCCCCTCTCCTATGTATTTGAACAAGAACATGCAAGTAAATCAAAATTATTCTTAACAAGCATGAGTTATTGCACCACCAAATTGGTTACACAGGTTCAGATATCAAGACATCACAATATACATGATATATAACATAGTTCACAGTAACACCCTTCTATCTGATTCATCAAGAAAAATTGTTGGTAAAATCTTGCCCTTTGTAGAAAATGCTAGCATGAGTTGAGATAGCAAAATCAGGCATAATGGtttaaataaaatcacaatGGCACTTCTGAGGTTCCCCTATGCAGAAATTTACCTATAAGCAAAACAGCAGTGTGTTCAACCAAACTTCTTGCGAGGAGGACTGGATGCTAATCTGTCAAGAAAATGTCACATCGTCATATCCTCAGCATAAATTAGGTAATGCAAGTGCCTCTAAAATTTCTCTTCTTAACATTTAATTACGGATTAGTAACATATTGTTAGGGTCTGGgatgccaacatagttgggattcATTTCTCGATAGTGATGTTGCTGATGCATTAGAACGACAAATAGCTTTTATTGGGCAGGGGGGGTAATGCATTAGTAACGTCAAATGTTACAAATTTCAATAAAAGTGATTGTTTTGGATTctttaacttgtgcccttaaggcacctGTTAGCAAATGCCACtaattttaaacaatttcaATTTTGATATAAATTTAACAAGAAATAGATATTTCCATCAGATAGTTCTGGGAGTGAACTTATAATATCATTAATAGGTAATGTTGTATCGACAAAAAATGAAGCTAACACTAATTACCATTTGCACAAGCAGAATGTATTCTACTGGTTTTGCAGTAACCTTTTGTGTTAAATCAAATTATATAAGTGATCatcaagaaaaaatataacGAGTGCCAACACTTACAACAAGATATAAAATCATGCTACTTCCAAGTCTCCTAGTTTGTATAGGAGTATTTTCTGCACCGGTGAAAtgctttttaaaatattaattttctataCCTACAGTAACATCATGAACTCCTTTCAAAAACATTTATTGTCtggatttaattcatatacactGTCAGTGctaatattttttacacattcaatcaatcataatcatCAGATCTGTAAAAATGCTTGACTTTAAGCACAGTAGCACACTTCTAAAGTCACACATATTGTTGTGacttgttgtttctttaaaatGTTTATATCTTGCAGTGGAAATATGTGGAAATGCAAGTTTAACTGAGAAATTACCTGACAATCATCATGTTACTCCTTCTCAGATGCCCCTTCGGAATCAGACAATGGTAACAGGGTACAGATCCCAACCATGTGACCATTAAGGCACACATGATAATCGACACATTCTTCATATGAACCTAACCTGCAACTAGCGGTTTGTGGTATCATATTAGCCTGCAGCATGCTCCACAACCTCGCCTTACAATAAGGACAAACCTCTGTCGGATGGAGTTTCGCGCCTTTGTTAATAAGCATCCTCCTTACATTTGTAGTTGCAAATGACTTAAAAACTCCGCGGAAGAATCCTATATCTCCTTCTTCGCCTTGGTCAAGATGCTCACAAGGATCAGAAACATACAAAACATCGTTTATGCATTGCGGCAAAAGAAAGCTCTTTCCTGACGTTTTAGAAAATCTAGTCCTGTAAACGAAATGAGCAGGGATTTGAACATTCTTAAACAAACCGCCTTTCTTGCATCCTGCACAGTATATAAGAAGCTTCCCTAAGGCACTCCAGTTTCCATCGATACTGTGAGTTCCACTAGTTTGGAGATCAATCATCATCTTAGGAGCTCTTGTTCGACAAAACTCTTTCCATAGAACTCGCTTGGCAAGGTCATCAAACCATTTGCACACACATGACAAAGTAGCTATTAGCTTCGGGTTCCAATTCAAATTGTTAAACACCAAGAATATCACATCTTCGCTTAAATGACCTTTAATGCATTGGCAAGAAGAAGAGTGTACGCATCGGTACTGCTTTGTGAGAAGCAATTCCCTCATCTGAAAAAACACAGAAAATTATTAGTTCGTAACAACTTTCTGTTCACATACTTTGGTAAATTCAAATGTTGACAAATAAGCAGTAAACATCAAGACAACCGAAGCAACCAATACAAACTatgcaaacaaaacaaaaagaaaacaattactTGCTCTAGTCTTATAATTCTTCTTCTGTAACTCTAATTACTTGCTCTAGTCTTATAATTCATAAATACCGTCTCTATCTTCAAATGATTATACAGGATGTAAATTTCAATACTTCTAGAGTTCCTAAAATCTAAACCATAAAGTACATACACTTCAAGGTTGTCATCAATGCTAGACACTTTAGATACTGCTAGCAACATTTTATACTTTTTgacttttatttattgaattttatCATGTTTAAATGAAATACTTTGTTAACTAATACTAActtttaattacatatttgtGTTTTTATGCTAAATTTACACTGTATGTTGCACCCTCGCTGTGCCGTATCCTATAATTTCTAAAATGTATTGTATCATCTTCACCTCTTTGCCATAGTTTATCCATGTCATATCTTAGCCGTGTCTCATGCCTAATGCTAGCTTCCTAGATCCTAACCAGAACAAAGAACGATAAATTTATGGAACAACATACACACAGACAGAGTGAAACAAGAGATTTTGGAGATGCTTAAAATGAAACAAACTCAAAGGCAGTAAACAGGTTCCATAAAGAGAGTGATGTACGGCGCATTATAATTCAAGTAATAGCACTGTAACCTAGAAAATGCTGTCAAAGTGCGGCTATAGTGGAATTTCAATAAATTCATCATTGTTATGCTTATGCAATACACTATTTAATACAAAATGCTGTCAAAGTGCGGCTATAGTGGTTGCATAGCACTGTTGTgcagcagaatttgaacaaacagCTATTTTTTGCAATCTGCGATTGATAACGCTGAACTAAATTTCTTCAAAAATCACTAAGCACCACCAGTTCAAATTTTTCCGAAATTCAACATGCACATGGAAAATTAAGCAAATGTAACATAAAACTATCAAAATTCAGTGAAACCAAAATTCCAATCTCctaaaaacaaacaacaacacaaTCTACAACAAAGTGAGTTAACATTCCATTCATTTACtagagagagaaataaaaaatgaccCATCACTAGATTCATAGAATCCCAACtcaaaattggaaatttatgAAAACCATCCACTTCAATGAAGAAAATCAATCAAATTCAAACCTCAACCTAAAAAATTGGACCATATAAACTTACAATTAGATTaaatacaaacaaaacaaagcCCAAATTGTGTCTTATCTCAGCTAAAAAAAACAAGCTTTATGATCCATATATAAACCCAAACCCTaagaggataaaaaaaatgaagagttGAACATGCAATTGGAGAAAACAAGAAAAGGGTAAGTGAGAAAACAGCAAAATCAATAACAAAgaacaagaaagaaaacaacTTGATTGTAAAAGTTGCAAATTGAACATAGGTAATTTTCACCTTTGAGTAGGGGCAAATTGGTCCAGGAAAAGAACAGAAATGAACATACACAGTTGAAGCTGAGAAatgcagagagagagagagagagagagagagagagagagagagagagagaggagtgGTGGGAAAGGAAGAAGAACTAAAAAAGGAACAAGATTAAAGCTTTGTAAGAGAAAGTGTAATAATGACAATATTATATTAGTCCAtcgaatttaatttatatacacagataatataatttttttaagcatacattcaatatattaatacaaaaaagtattatgtttagagaaaaaaagaatatgcaccgataatttaaaataattttacgttGTTAATTAATATCAACCATATTTTCTGTCACATCATCCCACTTTCTTTATAAGACATGACAAAATTAtagttgtttattggacgatcatgtaaaaatattttacactgtTGATACATATCCATTGAACTCTTATGTTTATAAACACATGATATTGATATCACacatattaaataaagtggtaatatattatttgatataggtgtaaaataattttacactgataatgcataaaaattaaactcgAAAGATTTTAGCAACTAATTTATAAAagtgacattatattgtgattTGATTAAATGAAAgtgtaaaaaagttttacaccATCGATGTATAGCAATTAATTTCTTTGagaaatataatttcttttttctttttggtttacaatgagctgtgAATCGAACCCAACACTTATAGCGTACTACCAAACCCCttatcactagaccaaacctagtgtcTTTGagaaatataatttcttttcaaaataggcttaattaataaaatggtcccttaaagacatttttggtttcagattggtcccttaaagaaaaaaaggttcaaataggtcccttaaagaaaaaaaatccgaataggtcccttaaagacatatctgttaatcagtttggtcctatttagacctctttttaaggacc
It contains:
- the LOC123905676 gene encoding EID1-like F-box protein 2, whose amino-acid sequence is MRELLLTKQYRCVHSSSCQCIKGHLSEDVIFLVFNNLNWNPKLIATLSCVCKWFDDLAKRVLWKEFCRTRAPKMMIDLQTSGTHSIDGNWSALGKLLIYCAGCKKGGLFKNVQIPAHFVYRTRFSKTSGKSFLLPQCINDVLYVSDPCEHLDQGEEGDIGFFRGVFKSFATTNVRRMLINKGAKLHPTEVCPYCKARLWSMLQANMIPQTASCRLGSYEECVDYHVCLNGHMVGICTLLPLSDSEGASEKE